The following DNA comes from Streptomyces sp. Ag109_O5-10.
CGGACGGCTGGTCCGACCCGGAGGTGCGGGCCGCCGTCCCGCACGACGAGATCGCCGGCCGCGCCGCCATCCCCGCCCTCGCCGCGGTCGCGGTCCTGTGCGGCCGCACCCTCCACCGGCACCGCCGCGTCACCCGGCGGGCCCGCCGGGCGCTCACCGCACTGCCGGGCCGTGCGGTCGCCGTACTGTCCGACAGCACCCCCTACGCCTACGCGCTGCCCGACCGGATCGTCGTCACCACCGCGCTCCTGGACGGCCTCGCCCCGGGCGAACGCCGGGCCCTGTTCGCCCACGAACGCGCCCACCTCGCCGCGCGGCACCACCGGCACCTGCTCGCCGTCCACCTGGCGGCACGCGCCAACCCCTTCCTGCGGCCCCTGCGCACCGCCGTCCGCTGCACGGCCGAGCGCTGGGCGGACGAGGAGGCGGCCCGCTCGGTGGCGGACCGGCGCACGGTCGCGCGGGCCATCGGCAAGGCCGCGCTGCTCTCCGCGGGCACCCCGGCACCGACGCTGGCCGCGGTCGCCGCCACCGGTCCGGTGCCGCGCCGGGTCGCCGCGCTGCTCGGCCCCGCCCCGGTGGCTCGCGGCCGGCCCTCCACGTTCACCGCGGCCGGCCTCGCCGTCTGGAGCGCCGCGGCGGGCACCCTCGCATCGGCGATGTCCTCGGCCAACTCGGCGGTGACGCTGTTCCTGATCCTGCGCGCGGCCGCGCCGCTGTGAGGGCCGACCGTACGACGGCGAAAGGGGCCCCCGACCACGTCGGGGGCCCCTCCTCGTCGGCTGCCGCTCACTTCTCCGGGAAGTCCCCGGCCAGCGCCGAGGCGATCCGCAGGTGCGGCTCCGCCTCTTCGTGCCGGGCCTGCCGCTGGAGCGTACGGCCCAGCATCAGCCGGGCGTAGTGCTCGACCGGGTCGCGCTCGATGATCTCGCGCAACTCGGCCTCCGCGCGGCGCAGTTGGGCCGAGTGGTAGTAGGCGCGCGCCAGCAGCAGCCGGGGTCCGGTCTGCTCCGGCGCCTCCTCGACCAGCCCGGCGAGCACCTGCGCGGCGCCCGCGTAGTCCTTGGCGTCGAAGAACAGCTGCGCTCGCGCCCAGCGCTCGGCGGCGGTTCCCTGGTCGTAGTAGGTGGTGTCCACTCGTGACCTCCTTCGGTGCCGACAACGTACAGGGGTAGTTGAAAATTCCACCAATTCTGCGGAGGGGTTGGTTCGGCGGTGCCGGTGTGGGCGACGCGACGGTGGACGGACACCAGACCGCCGAGGAAGGGGAGAGTTGTGGACCACGATCCTCGCGGGCGGGCGCGCTCCGGGCCGGCCGGTGGCCGCCGCATGCGGACCGGTACCGAACCGGTCACCGCCCGCAGCCCGATGCGGCTGCGCCGGCTGCTGAGCAGTCTCTTCCTGCCCCTGTTCGCCATGGCGGCTGCCCTGTTCGCCGCCTGGGCCGCCGCCTCCGGTGCGGGTGACAGCCCCGGCCGTGGCGCTCTGGTCACCCTCGCCGCGGTCTGTGCGGCCCTGGCCGTGGCGGCGGCCGTGGACCTGCTGGTCGTGGGCCGCAGGCTGCGCCGGGAGCGCGTCGGTCCGCGCTGAGGCCGGGCCCCGGGGGCCCCGCGATCCGGCCGGACGCGGTGCCGGTGCCGCTCGTCCGCGGGGGAACGGTCCTGCTCGGTCGAGTACCTGAGGGGCGGGGGACCGCACGGCATCACCGTGCTCCAGTGTGTCCGTCGTGGCGCGACCGACAAGGCAGGTTTTCTTGACAAAATAAGTTGTCGGTTGGAGGGTGGGGGAGACCGCGGAGCCCCGCGGCGGCCCCGGACCGCGAGGAATCCGCGATGCGTACCCTGATCAGCACTGCCTTCATCTCCCTCGACGGTGTCGTCGAGGCCCCGGGCGGCGAGCCCGGCTACCGGAACTCCGGATGGACCTTCAAGGGCGTCGAGTTCGTCCCCGAGGCGTTCGAGATCAAGGAGCGGGAGCAGAGGGAGTCGACCGCGGTCCTGATGGGCCGGACCAGTTACGAGGCGTTCAGCCCGGTATGGCCGGACATGGCGGAGTTCGCGCACTACAGGACACTGCCGAAGTACGTCGTCTCCACCACCCTCACCGAGGGTGACCTGGTGTCGAACTGGGGAGAGACCACGATCCTGCGCTCGATCGACCAGGTCGCCGCCCTCAAGCAGACCGAGGGCGGTCCGGTCATCATGCACGGCAGTGCCGCGCTCAACCACGCGCTGTCCGACGCCGGCCTGATCGACCGCTACCACCTGCTGGTCCATCCCCTGCTGCTCGGCGCGGGCAAGCGGCTGTTCAGCGCCTCGGACAAGGACACCCAGCAGCTGAAGCTGGTCGAGCACGAGGTCTACGCGAACGGCGTGCAGAAGAACGTCTTCGACGTCGTCCGCTGACCGCGTGCCGCGGCCGGCCCGGCCTGCGCCGGGTGGCCGCGTCAGTGCCGGCAGGCCGGGCACCAGACCGTGCGGCGGCCGGAGACGGGCGGGAGCGCAGGAGAGTGCCGCAGCGCGGGCAGACCGGATCGGTGTCGTAGCGCACCTCCACGTGCCGGACGCGGCGTCCCCGGCCGCAGGAGTCCAGTACCTCGCGGAAGCCCTCCACGTCCGGCAGCTCGGGCATGATTCCTCCCGGCGGCGCTCTCGTCGTGCCCGCCGCGGCCCGGGTAGCCGCCCCCGCCCCCCGCCAACCGTCACGAGGAGCGGGGGCCGCGGGCGGCGCCGGCTCGTCCCGTGCGGTTCGAGAGTGCGGCCCGCCGCATGATCCGGGCCGCCCGGGGGCATCCGGAGACTATGGAAGGCGCGCCTGTGATCGTGCAGCCGCCCGGCCCCGACGGCGGCCGGCGGGTCACCATCCGCGGGGAGTACGTCGGCATCGCGTACCACCTGCTCGACATCGTCGAGTTCCTGCGTCGCGCGGGCCTGCCCGAAGCCAGTACGACGGTCGACGATCCCGAGCTGATCGAGTGGCGCGGCATCGGCCCGCGCGCCTGGACCGCCACGGGCTGACCCGGACCGCGTCGGCGGCCTTGTTCGACTCTACGAACTTTCTGCATGACGGGTACACACCAGTGCGCTCAACTGATAGGAAACCTTCCTATCGGTGAACCTCCTCAATCCCCCACTGGAGCCGCTGTGCGGAACCCGAACGACACCACCACGACCAACCCCGTCCTGACCTCCCGCCGCACCCTGCTGGCCCTGCTCGGCGCCTCCGCCGTCGGTGCCGGAGCCGTGCTGCTGCGCCCGGCGCACGCCTCCGCCGCCGCGCCGGCCGCGAGCTGCGTGGGCCTCGACGACCCGGCGAAGAAGGAGATCGCCATGAAGCTGGTGTCGAGCGCGGAGAACTCCTCGCTCGACTGGAAGGCGCAGTACAAGTACATCGAGGACATCGGCGACGGCCGCGGCTACACCGCCGGGATCATCGGCTTCTGCTCCGGCACCGGCGACATGCTCGACCTCGTCCAGCTCTACACCGACCGCAAGCCCGGCAACGTGCTCGCCAAGTACCTCCCCGCCCTGCGCCGGGTCAACGGCACCGACTCGCACAGCGGCCTGGACCCGAACTTCCCGGCGGACTGGCGCAAGGCCGCCCAGGACACCGCCTTCCAGCAGGCCCAGAACGACGAACGCGACCGTGTGTACTTCAACCCGGCCGTGCAGCAGGGCAAGACGGACGGGCTCGGCACGCTCGGGCAGTTCACCTACTACGACGCCATCGTCATGCACGGCGACGGCGACGACGCCACCAGCTTCCGCAACATACGCAAGCGCGCCCTCGGCCACGCCAAGCCGCCGGCGCAGGGCGGCAACGAGAAGACGTACCTCAACGCCTTCCTGGACGCCCGGGTGTGGGCCATGAAGCAGGAGGAGGCGCACAGCGACACCACCCGGGTCGACACCGAGCAGCGGGTCTTCCTGAACAAGGGCAACCTGTGTCTGAACACCCCGTTGGACTGGAAGGTTTACGGCGACAGCTACCACATCGGCTGACACCCCCGGGCTGTCGTACCGCACCCCCATGCGGCACGACAGCCCGGAGGCTGTTCCCCCCTCGCAGTGGCTCTACGGCTTGATGCCCACCCCGGTCCAGAGGCTGACCTCCGCGTCGGTGGCGGTCGGCTCGGCGTCGGGGCGCCAGCGGTGGCCCACCGAGACACCGGGGTCGAGCAGTTCGAGCCCGTCGAAGAAGCGCGTCACGTCCGCCCGCGAGCGGAACTGCACCGGGGTGCCCGCGTTGCTGTAGATGTCGGTGACCTTCTGCCAGATGTCCGGGTCGAAGTCGGGCGTGCAGTGGCTCAGCGCAAGCGCGCTGCCCGAGGGGAGCACGTCGAGCAGCCTGCTGACGATCCCGTACGGGTCCTGGGCGTCCGTGATGAAGTGCATCAGGGCGTTGAGGGACAGTGCCACCGGCCGGTCGAGGTCGAGGACTTCCGCCAGTTCGGGGTCGTCGAGCAGCGTCTGCGGGTCGTTGACGTCCGCCTCTATGTAGGTGGTGCGGCCCTGCGCCGTGCCGCGCATCAGACGCTCGGCGTACTTGAGGACCAGCGGGTCGTTGTCGGCGTACACCACCCGCGCGTCGGCCACCACGGACTGGGCCACCTGGTGCAGGTTCGGCTCGGTGGGGATGCCGGTGCCGATGTCGAGCCACTGCCGGATGCCGTGCTCGCGGGCGAGGACGCGGGTGGCGCGGTGCATGAAGGCGCGGTTCTCCCGGGCGCAGACGAAGATGCCCGGGTAGGCGGACGCAACGGCCTCGGCGGCCACCTTGTCGACGTCGAAGTGGTCCTTGCCGCCCAGATAGTAGTCGTACATGCGGGCGGAGTGGGGCCTGCTGGTGTCGATGTCCCGCGCCGCGGGCGAGTCGGTCATGCTGGACCTTTCAAGAGGGGGGAGCGTGGGGGAGTGGTCAACCGGTGGTGAGGTGGTCGGCGAGGCCCCGTTTGACCCCCGCGACGAACGCGGTGATCTCCTCCGGGGTGTAGATCAGCGCGGGGCCGGCCGGATCCGTCGACTGCCGCAGGGCGATCCTGCCGTCGGCGAGCTGTTTCGTCTGTACGCACTGACCGCCGTTGGGGCCGCTCCAGGGCGACTCCCAGCCCTGTTCCCCCAGGTCCGATGCGGGCATGCCGTTGTACACGTCGTGGACACCGCCGTCGAAGCAGGCGTCGAAGGTGGTCATGAGTACTCCTTGCGCATGCGGTTCAGGAGCGCCCTGCTCTGCGCGTCCGAAGTGAGCAGGGACAAGCGGTTGTGCGCCTCCAGGTGGGCGACGACGTCGGAGCGCTGGTCCAGGTACATCGCACCGGACAGGACCTCGGTGTAGACGACGTCCGGAAGCTCGGGCTCCGCGAAGCGGAAGTAGGTGAACGGGGCGCACACGCCCACGTGGGCGCCGGCGGTGAACGGGACGACGTCGACGCTGACGTGCGCCAGCTCCGAGGCCTCCAGCAGCCGTTCGATCTGCTCCCGCATCACCTCGGGCCCGCCGACCACCCGGTGCAGTACGGCCTCCTCCATCACCACCCACAGCGTGGGCGCGTCGGGGCCGTCCAGCAGGGCCTGGCGGCGCAGCCGCAGGTTCACCCGACGCTCCAGATCCTCGTCGCTGTCGTCGGGGAAACCGCCGCTGAGCACGTGGCGGGCGTACTCCCGGGTCTGCAGCAGCCCCGTGGCGTAGTGCGGCTCGTACGTGCGCAGGGTCGTCGCGCCGGTCTCCAGGCTCACGTAGGCGCTGAACCAGGTGGGCAGCACGTCCCGGTAGGTGTGCCACCAGCCGGGTTCGTTGGCCCGCTCGGCGAAGGCGACGAACTCGTCCCGCTCCGCCCGGTCGGCACCGTAGGTCTCAAGCAGTTTCTCCACGTAGAGGGGCTTGAGGGCCACCTCCGCCTTCTCCAGTCGGCGGATGGTCAGAGGGGTGACCCGAAGCGCCCGTGCCGCGTCCTCCAGTGACACGCCCGCTCCCTGCCGCCGCTCCTGGAGCCTGCGGCCCAGGATCATGCGCAGCACGGTGGGCGCACTGGTGCTCCCCGCGCTCGAACGACCTTCGCTCACGCCCTACCTCCTGAGGGACTGTCACCCGGTCGAGTGTGGCAGGCACTTGCTGAAGCGGCCAGACCGAAACCGGCATGCTGAAATTATCAGGGAGTCGGTTGCAGCCTGAACTTGCATGCGCGCATGATTACTTGAGTAACCGCGGCCAGGACCACGGACGACGTCACGCGCCCCGTGCGACCGTTGCCCAGTCCTGCCCGCCCGGCCGCTCCGCTCCGCCCGTTCTGCCTGCTCAGCCTGCTCCGCCCGCTCTCCGCCGCGCCCGTCTTACGGAAGGCAGCCATCGTGTCCCCCCACGCGACCACCCCCCGCGACCTGTTAGACGTAGACGCTCCCGACCGTGCGCACTGGATCGAACTGCCCTCGCACCGCTCCAGCGTCAGAGTCGCCCGTCGCTCCGTGAGAGCCCGGCTCACCGGATGGGGACTCTCCCGCGAGGTGTGCGAGGACGCGGTGCTGCTGGTGTCCGAGCTGGTCACCAACGCCGTCATCCACACGCTGAGCGTGCGGATCCTGTGCGGGATGGGGCTCGTCAGCGACGGATGCGTGCGGCTGGAGGTCCACGACCACGACTACTCCGGCCGCAGCCTGCCCCGGCGCGACCCGGGCCCCGACGACGAGGGCGGCAGGGGGCTGCTGCTCGTCGAGCAACTCGCCGACTCCTGGGGCGTCGACCGGTCGAGGCTCACCAGCGGCCACGCGGTGTGGGCGACGCTGACGGTCTGAGCGGGGGAGGCCAACCAGGCTGTCGCGGGCCGGAGTTGCCGATTTCGTGCGGGTGTACCGGCCCGCATATGATCTTGGCCGTGATTGTGCAGAACACTGACAGAACGCCTTCCCGTAAGCAGCGACTTCAGGAGAAGCAGCGCCGCCAGCTGGCGGTGGTCGACACCGTGGACAAGGCCGAGGTGAAGGTCCGCAAGGCGGAAGCGGAACTGGCCGTCGCCGTCGCCGAGGCGGTCCACGTCTTCGGCGACGAGCGCGCCGCCTCCGAGGGGCTCGACATGCCCGTGAAGGCCGTGCGCCGCTTCGTCGGCATCGCGGCGCTGGAGACCGCTGTCGCGGGGGCGGACGGCGCCGACGGCTGACGCGGCCCGAGGGTCCGTGCCCACGCGCCGCCGGTGAGGACTCCCGCCGGCGCGGCACGGATCCGGCCACGACCACCGCCCGCGGGGTCCCTCCTCCCCGGCCGATGCCGGTGCCCGCACGGGGCGCCGCCGACCGGGGGGCCGCCGTTCGGGTGATTCGCGCGCTCCTCTTCCGGGCGCGAAACCAAGGGAACGCGGGCCTGACGGCTCATGTGGGGCACTCGCTCAAGCCCATGGGACAAGTGGCAGGTACTGCTCTTATCCGGACAAACTGAATCCGCCGGTTCGTGATCAGGAACATCCCGTTCTCCAGGAGATCGCATGGTGGAACAGTCCTCCGAGGTCGTTTCGGAGCCGGATGAATCTGCCGTCGTCCTGACCGGAACCGGCCCCAGGGGGCGGAGACCGAGCGGCGACTCGCGCAGGCACTGGCCGACCTCCTCGACGCCGAGACCGTCCCGGTCGACGGCCACTTCTTCACCGACCTCGGTGCGAACTCCCTGGTCATGGCCCAGTTCTGCGCACGAATACGCAAGGCCGCCGACCTGCCCTCGCCGTCCATGCGGGACATCTACCGGTACCCCACGATCCGGAGCCTGGCGGCGGCACTCGGCGAGACCGCCCCCGCCCCCGCCGATCCGGTGCCCGCCCCGCAGCCGCCCGAACCGTCGCCGCCACCGGGCCGGCGCCCCGCCCGGTGGAACCATCTGGTCTGCGGAACCCTCCAGTTGCTCGTCTTCCTGGGCTACTCCCTGCTCTCCGGATACGTCACCGCCACGGGATACGAGTGGATCGCCACCGGCAAGGGACTGACCGACGTCTATGTGCGGTCGGTGCTCTTCGGAGGCGGCGCGTTCGTGGCGCTGTGCGCCTTCCCCATCGTCGCGAAATGGCTGCTCGTCGGCCGCTGGCGCCCCCGCGAGTTCCCCGTCTGGGGCCTGACCTATCTGCGGTTCTGGCTCGTCAAGGCGCTGCTGCACGCGAACCCGATGGTCTTCCTCACCGGGACCCCGCTGTACGTGCTCTACCTGCGGGCCCTGGGCGCCCGCATCGGCAAGGGCGTCACGATCCTCTCCCACTCCGTGCCCGTCTGCACCGACCTGCTGACCGTCGGCGCGGGCACGGTGATTCGCAAGGACTCCTTCTTCCTCGGCTACCGGGCGCACGCCGGGCACATCCAGACCGGCCGCATCACCCTCGGCACGAACGCCTTCGTCGGCGAGAAGACCGTCCTGGACATCGACACCTCCGTCGGCGACGGCGCCCAGCTCGGCCACTCCTCCGCCCTGCACCGGGGCCAGGCGGTCCCGGACGGCGAACGCTGGCACGGATCCCCCGCGGAACCCACCAGGACCGACTACATCCGGATCGCCCCGGCCGACTGCGGCACCCTGCGCCGCGCCTGGTTCGGCCTCGGCACACTGCTTCAGCTGCTCTTCCTGTACATCCCGCTGGCCGTCGGCGGCGCCTACATGCTGTTCACCGAAGTACCGCTGATCGGCGAGCGGCTCGACTCGTCCACCGCCGCGCTCGGCTGGTCGGAACTGCTCCCCGACGCGCTGCTGGTCTCCGCCGTACTGTTCTTCGGGTTCCTCGTCCTCGGACTCGCGGCCCTGTGTACCCTGCCGCGCCTGGTGGGCCTCCTGGTCAAGCCCGACAAGGTGTACCCGCTCTACGGGTTCCACTACGCGCTGCAGCGGACCACGGCCCGCATGACGAACGTCAGGTTCTTCGCCTGGCTCTTCGGCGACAGCTCCTACATCGTGGGCTACCTCCGCGGGATCGGATACGACCTGTCGCGGGTCGAGCAGACCGGGTCGAACTTCGGCACCGAGGTGCAGCACGAGACACCCCTGCTGGTCAGCGTCGGCAGCGGGACGATGGTGGCCGACGGCCTCTCCGTCCTGAACGCCGACTTCTCCAGCACGTCCTTCCGGCTCTCCCGGGCGTCGATCGGCGCGCACAACTTCCTGGGCAACAACATCGCCTACCCGTCGGGCGCCAGGACCGGCGAGAACTGCCTGCTCGCGACCAAGGTGATGGTGCCCATCGACGGCGAGATCCGGGAAGGCGTCGGGCTGCTCGGCTCACCCTGCTTCGAGATCCCCCGCTCGGTGGACCGCGACGCGAGCTTCGACCATCTCCGGACCGGCGAGACGTTCCGCCGCCGGCTGGCCGCGAAGAACCGCTACAACCTCCGCTCGATGGCACTGATGCTGTTCGTGCGCTGGCTGCACACCTTCGCGCTCACCCTCTTCGGCCTCGCCTCCGTGGACCTGTACGGCGTGGTCGGACAGGTGGTCATAGCAGGCTACTTCGCGCTCACGCTCGCCTTCTCCGCCGCCTACTTCGTCCTGGTGGAGCGCTGCCTCGCCTCGTTCCGCGCGCTGCGCCCCCGGCTGTGCTCCATCTACGACCCGTACTTCTGGTGGCACGAACGGCTGTGGAAGGTCCCGGACCACTTCCTCAACATCTTCAACGGAACCCCGTTCAAGAGCCTGGTCTGGCGGCTGCTGGGAGTGCGCATCGGCCGCAGGGTGTTCGACGACGGCTGCTACCTGACCGAGCGGACCCTCGCCACCATCGGCGACGACTGCACCCTCAACGCCGGCAGCAAGATCCAGTGCCACTCGCAGGAGGACGGCACCTTCAAGTCCGACGTCACCACGATCGGCGCCGGCTGCACGCTGGGCGTCTCCGCGCATGTGCACTACGGCGTGACCATGGGCGACGGCGCGGTGCTCGCACCCGACTCCTTCCTCATGAAGGGCGAGGAAGTCCCCCCGAACGCCCGGTGGGGCGGCAATCCCGCGGTGGACATGCCGGACGGCGGCAGCCGGTCCGCAGGCGTCGCCCGGGCCACGACAGCAGCCGACGCCGCCACGGCGACCGTGAGCTGAGGAAGGTCATTCGATGGGAACGCGCGTGGAGACGGACCGGGAGTTCTGGACCCGGACACTGACCGCCGGCGGTGCCACCGCCGTGCCCCGCTGGGTCCGGGAACCGGCGCCGGGAACGGCCGGACACCGGACACCGGTGCCGGACGACGTGACGCGGGCGGTGCGCCAGGCGGCGGTCCTGCGGGGCCTGCCGGCCGACGTGCTGCTGCTGGCCGCCCACCTCAAGGTGCTGGCCGCGCTCTCCGGCGAGCCGGACGTGGTCACGGGCCTGGTCACCGACGCCGGCGGCGAGCCGCTGCCCTGCCGGGTGTCCGTCCCTCCGGGGAACTGGTCCGACCTGCTCACGGCCGCCGCCCACGCCGAGACCGAGGTCTCGGCCCACCGGGACCACCCGGTGGCGAAGCTGCGAGGCGAACTCGGCCTGACCGAGCCCCCGTACGAAATCGCCTGGGGCCGATTCGGAGTCCAGGCGGCCCACGCCGACGGGTGTGTCCTGGACGTGCGCTGGTCCGACCGGGACGGCCGGCTGACGCTGCACGTGCGGTACCGCACCGACGTCCTGGACGCCGAGGCCGCCGCCCGCATCGGCGGCTACCACCTCACCGCGCTGCGGCTGCTCACCGCGGACCCCGATGCCGACCACACCCGGCAGAGCCTGCTCTCCGCAGAGGAACGCTACGAGCAGCTGGAAGGCCTGGCCGGGCCGCACCGCCCCCTGCCGGACGCCCGCGCGCACGAACTGTTCGAACAGCGGGTGCGGGCGCACCCGCAGGCCGTGGCGGCCGTGCACGGCACGCGGGAGTGGACGTACGACGAACTCAACCGCCGCGCCAACCGGCTGGCCCGCGCCCTGCTGGCCCGGGGCCTGGGCCGGGAGGACGTGGTCGCCGTCGTCTCCGAGCGCACCCTCGACTGGCTGGCGGCGGTGCTGGCGGTGTTCAAGGCGGGCGGCGTGTACCTGCCGATCGAACCGCATTTCCCGGCCGGCCGCATCGAGGCCACCCTGTCCCGGGCCGGATGCCGGCTCGCCCTGGCCGAGCCCGGCAGCACCGCCACCCTGGACGGGGCGCTGGCCGGACTGCCGGACGTCGAGAAGCTGCCGTTCGACACGGCGTACGCCGAACCGCACGCCGACGACGACCCCCGGATCGGCGTCGACGCCGGTCAACTCGCCTACATCTACTTCACCTCCGGCTCCACCGGCGAGCCCAAGGGCGCGATGTGCGAGCACGCGGGCATGCTCAACCACCTCCACGCCAAGATCGACGACCTGGAGATCGGCGCCGGGACGGTGGTCGCGCAGACCGCCCCGCAGTGCTTCGACATCTCCCTGTGGCAGCTCCTCGCCCCGTTGCTGACGGGCGGGCGGACCCTGCTGGTCGAGCAGGACGCCATCACGGACGTGGCCCGGTTCACCGACACCCTGGAACGCGGCCGGGTCGGCGTGGCCCAACTCGTGCCGTCGTACCTGGAAGTCGTGGTCTCCTACCTGGAGCAGCACCCGCGCACCCTGCCGGACCTGCGGTACGTGTCGGTGACCGGCGAGGCGCTGAAACGCGAACTGGTCCAGCGCTGGCTGGCGGTCCAGCCGGGCATCGGCCTGCTCAACGCCTACGGCCTGACCGAGACGTCCGACGACACCAACCACGAACTCCTGACGGAGGTGCCCGACCGGGTGCTGCTCGGGCGGCCCGTCAACAACGTCCGCGTCCACGTCGTCGACGAGCACCTGGCACCGGTACCGCTGGGCGCCCCCGGACTCATCGCCTTCTCCGGCGTCTGCGTGGGCCGCGGATACGTCAACGACCCCGAGCGCACCCGGGAGGCGTACC
Coding sequences within:
- a CDS encoding Pls/PosA family non-ribosomal peptide synthetase codes for the protein MADLLDAETVPVDGHFFTDLGANSLVMAQFCARIRKAADLPSPSMRDIYRYPTIRSLAAALGETAPAPADPVPAPQPPEPSPPPGRRPARWNHLVCGTLQLLVFLGYSLLSGYVTATGYEWIATGKGLTDVYVRSVLFGGGAFVALCAFPIVAKWLLVGRWRPREFPVWGLTYLRFWLVKALLHANPMVFLTGTPLYVLYLRALGARIGKGVTILSHSVPVCTDLLTVGAGTVIRKDSFFLGYRAHAGHIQTGRITLGTNAFVGEKTVLDIDTSVGDGAQLGHSSALHRGQAVPDGERWHGSPAEPTRTDYIRIAPADCGTLRRAWFGLGTLLQLLFLYIPLAVGGAYMLFTEVPLIGERLDSSTAALGWSELLPDALLVSAVLFFGFLVLGLAALCTLPRLVGLLVKPDKVYPLYGFHYALQRTTARMTNVRFFAWLFGDSSYIVGYLRGIGYDLSRVEQTGSNFGTEVQHETPLLVSVGSGTMVADGLSVLNADFSSTSFRLSRASIGAHNFLGNNIAYPSGARTGENCLLATKVMVPIDGEIREGVGLLGSPCFEIPRSVDRDASFDHLRTGETFRRRLAAKNRYNLRSMALMLFVRWLHTFALTLFGLASVDLYGVVGQVVIAGYFALTLAFSAAYFVLVERCLASFRALRPRLCSIYDPYFWWHERLWKVPDHFLNIFNGTPFKSLVWRLLGVRIGRRVFDDGCYLTERTLATIGDDCTLNAGSKIQCHSQEDGTFKSDVTTIGAGCTLGVSAHVHYGVTMGDGAVLAPDSFLMKGEEVPPNARWGGNPAVDMPDGGSRSAGVARATTAADAATATVS
- a CDS encoding M56 family metallopeptidase, with amino-acid sequence MGVFVFLPLVLPLTAWPVARLAEGRLHPRTGTRLLTAVAVVMAGCSTLCLALLMVVGTAQLPGNPLPDGWSDPEVRAAVPHDEIAGRAAIPALAAVAVLCGRTLHRHRRVTRRARRALTALPGRAVAVLSDSTPYAYALPDRIVVTTALLDGLAPGERRALFAHERAHLAARHHRHLLAVHLAARANPFLRPLRTAVRCTAERWADEEAARSVADRRTVARAIGKAALLSAGTPAPTLAAVAATGPVPRRVAALLGPAPVARGRPSTFTAAGLAVWSAAAGTLASAMSSANSAVTLFLILRAAAPL
- a CDS encoding SAM-dependent methyltransferase — translated: MTDSPAARDIDTSRPHSARMYDYYLGGKDHFDVDKVAAEAVASAYPGIFVCARENRAFMHRATRVLAREHGIRQWLDIGTGIPTEPNLHQVAQSVVADARVVYADNDPLVLKYAERLMRGTAQGRTTYIEADVNDPQTLLDDPELAEVLDLDRPVALSLNALMHFITDAQDPYGIVSRLLDVLPSGSALALSHCTPDFDPDIWQKVTDIYSNAGTPVQFRSRADVTRFFDGLELLDPGVSVGHRWRPDAEPTATDAEVSLWTGVGIKP
- a CDS encoding tetratricopeptide repeat protein, translated to MDTTYYDQGTAAERWARAQLFFDAKDYAGAAQVLAGLVEEAPEQTGPRLLLARAYYHSAQLRRAEAELREIIERDPVEHYARLMLGRTLQRQARHEEAEPHLRIASALAGDFPEK
- a CDS encoding helix-turn-helix transcriptional regulator, with the translated sequence MSEGRSSAGSTSAPTVLRMILGRRLQERRQGAGVSLEDAARALRVTPLTIRRLEKAEVALKPLYVEKLLETYGADRAERDEFVAFAERANEPGWWHTYRDVLPTWFSAYVSLETGATTLRTYEPHYATGLLQTREYARHVLSGGFPDDSDEDLERRVNLRLRRQALLDGPDAPTLWVVMEEAVLHRVVGGPEVMREQIERLLEASELAHVSVDVVPFTAGAHVGVCAPFTYFRFAEPELPDVVYTEVLSGAMYLDQRSDVVAHLEAHNRLSLLTSDAQSRALLNRMRKEYS
- a CDS encoding DUF397 domain-containing protein, yielding MTTFDACFDGGVHDVYNGMPASDLGEQGWESPWSGPNGGQCVQTKQLADGRIALRQSTDPAGPALIYTPEEITAFVAGVKRGLADHLTTG
- a CDS encoding chitosanase, encoding MRNPNDTTTTNPVLTSRRTLLALLGASAVGAGAVLLRPAHASAAAPAASCVGLDDPAKKEIAMKLVSSAENSSLDWKAQYKYIEDIGDGRGYTAGIIGFCSGTGDMLDLVQLYTDRKPGNVLAKYLPALRRVNGTDSHSGLDPNFPADWRKAAQDTAFQQAQNDERDRVYFNPAVQQGKTDGLGTLGQFTYYDAIVMHGDGDDATSFRNIRKRALGHAKPPAQGGNEKTYLNAFLDARVWAMKQEEAHSDTTRVDTEQRVFLNKGNLCLNTPLDWKVYGDSYHIG
- a CDS encoding dihydrofolate reductase family protein, with the translated sequence MRTLISTAFISLDGVVEAPGGEPGYRNSGWTFKGVEFVPEAFEIKEREQRESTAVLMGRTSYEAFSPVWPDMAEFAHYRTLPKYVVSTTLTEGDLVSNWGETTILRSIDQVAALKQTEGGPVIMHGSAALNHALSDAGLIDRYHLLVHPLLLGAGKRLFSASDKDTQQLKLVEHEVYANGVQKNVFDVVR
- a CDS encoding ATP-binding protein is translated as MSPHATTPRDLLDVDAPDRAHWIELPSHRSSVRVARRSVRARLTGWGLSREVCEDAVLLVSELVTNAVIHTLSVRILCGMGLVSDGCVRLEVHDHDYSGRSLPRRDPGPDDEGGRGLLLVEQLADSWGVDRSRLTSGHAVWATLTV
- a CDS encoding DUF6343 family protein, with protein sequence MRTGTEPVTARSPMRLRRLLSSLFLPLFAMAAALFAAWAAASGAGDSPGRGALVTLAAVCAALAVAAAVDLLVVGRRLRRERVGPR